One genomic segment of Sminthopsis crassicaudata isolate SCR6 chromosome 4, ASM4859323v1, whole genome shotgun sequence includes these proteins:
- the LOC141539744 gene encoding uncharacterized protein LOC141539744 encodes MMTPNYRGRLVRRCCCHSEGETEDWQGHVAIIEGETEAWQGHVAVTEEETEPWRGQVVVKEGETEAWRGHVTIIDGETETWRGQVIVTEVEAEDWEGQVVVTEEETEPWQGQVVVTEEETEPWKGQVAVTTEETEAWKGQVAVTTEETEAWQGQVAVTAEETEAWQGQVAVTAEETEAWQGQVAVTAEETEAWQGQVAVTAEETEAWQGQVAVTAEETEAWRGQVAVTAEETEAWQGQVAVTAEETEAWRGQVAVTAEETEAWQGQVAVTAEETEAWQGQVAVTAEETEAWRGQVAVTAEETEAWKGQVAVTAEETEAWRGQVAVTAEETEAWRGQVAVTAEETEAWRGQVAVTSGETESWRGKVASSEAETEAWQGHVAITEEETEPWQGQVAITEEETEAWRGQVAVIEGETESWRGKVANSEVETEAWQGHVSIIEGETESWRGKVANSEAETEAWQGHVSIIEGETGLERSSSRYRRKN; translated from the exons ATGATGACACCTAACTATCGAGGCAGGCTTGTGAGACGATGTTGCTGCCattcagaaggggaaactgaggattGGCAAGGTCACGTGGCCataatagaaggggaaactgaggcgtgGCAAGGTCACGTGGCcgttacagaagaggaaactgagccttgGCGAGGCCAAGTGGTCGttaaagaaggggaaactgaggcttggcgAGGTCACGTGACcattatagatggggaaaccgagACTTGGCGAGGTCAAGTGATCGTCACAGAAGTAGAAGCTGAAGATTGGGAAGGCCAAGTGGTtgtcacagaagaggaaactgagccctgGCAAGGCCAAGTGGTtgtcacagaagaggaaactgagccctgGAAAGGTCAAGTGGCCGTTAcaacagaggaaactgaggcctggaaagGTCAAGTGGCCGTTAcaacagaggaaactgaggcttggcaAGGTCAAGTGGCCGTtacagcagaggaaactgaggcttggcaAGGTCAAGTGGCCGTtacagcagaggaaactgaggcttggcaAGGTCAAGTGGCCGTtacagcagaggaaactgaggcttggcaAGGTCAAGTGGCCGTtacagcagaggaaactgaggcttggcaAGGTCAAGTGGCCGTtacagcagaggaaactgaggcttggagaggtCAAGTGGCCGTtacagcagaggaaactgaggcttggcaAGGTCAAGTGGCCGTtacagcagaggaaactgaggcttggagaggtCAAGTGGCCGTtacagcagaggaaactgaggcttggcaAG GTCAAGTGGCCGTtacagcagaggaaactgaggcttggcaAGGTCAAGTGGCCGTtacagcagaggaaactgaggcttggagaggtCAAGTGGCCGTtacagcagaggaaactgaggcttggaaagGTCAAGTGGCGGTtacagcagaggaaactgaggcttggcgAGGTCAAGTGGCCGTtacagcagaggaaactgaggcttggagaggtCAAGTGGCCGTtacagcagaggaaactgaggcttggagaggtCAAGTGGCCGTTACATCaggggaaactgagtcttggCGAGGAAAAGTAGCCAGTTCAGAAGCGGAAACAGAGGCTTGGCAAGGTCACGTGGccattacagaagaggaaactgagccttgGCAAGGTCAAGTGGccattacagaagaggaaactgaggcgtgGAGAGGTCAAGTGGCCGttatagaaggggaaactgagtcttggCGAGGAAAAGTAGCCAATTCAGAAGTGGAAACAGAGGCTTGGCAAGGTCACGTGTCCATTATagaaggagaaactgagtctTGGCGAGGAAAAGTAGCCAATTCAGAAGCAGAAACAGAGGCTTGGCAAGGTCACGTGTCCATTATAGAAGGGGAAACAGGCTTGGAGAGGTCAAGTAGCCGTTACAGAAGGAAGAACTGA